Proteins encoded within one genomic window of Cytophagales bacterium:
- a CDS encoding ATP-binding protein encodes MLKNSKRLILIVIGTIVLPLVMYMVYEVSSLQEDEEVIQRIYENQLDFVIFSANQYSNDFLDGLVNSLEEDLESSWSYQISPKTQTLLTTSGCTLINLKAIDSTGVLGPGKTHPEKLPEAYNQLIDNLHESNKDVIGQLVNYRKLGDYRKLEPNQMVHIDSMELQVLYAVLLAPDGDMVLMTGFIEPTTFANEVLSPKLQQIAQQDLIISLVNRQRGFVVLQTDTLSNEVIASDNMWLFPSLQLGISLKNQTLKSLINQRLEYNLYASGILITLLLVGFTLIGRNIYQQMQLAQTKSDFVSNVSHELRTPLALISMFAETLLLQRVRSEEKKSEYVEIIFKETNRLTRIVNRILNFSQVEADRKKYHFISMDINAIVDELMHDYSFHLEHNGFEYEFEKVDELVNIQADKETIYEALVNLMDNAIKYSRDEKFIAIRTKLRGEHAIIEVQDKGIGIPKENLKQIFDKFFRVSEGNVHTVQGAGLGLSLVASIMEAHGGNIELESKLGEGSTFRLVFNLSESAQAANSTLQPELIN; translated from the coding sequence ATGCTCAAAAACAGCAAACGACTTATCCTTATTGTCATTGGCACCATTGTACTGCCTCTGGTCATGTATATGGTCTATGAAGTATCTTCTTTGCAAGAGGACGAAGAAGTGATCCAGCGCATTTATGAAAATCAACTTGATTTCGTGATTTTCTCTGCCAATCAATATTCCAATGACTTTTTGGATGGCCTGGTCAATAGTTTGGAAGAAGACCTGGAGTCCTCCTGGAGTTACCAAATCAGTCCAAAAACTCAGACTTTGCTTACGACTAGTGGATGCACGTTGATCAACCTCAAAGCCATCGACTCTACAGGTGTACTGGGACCAGGAAAAACTCATCCCGAAAAATTACCAGAAGCTTACAATCAATTGATTGACAACCTCCACGAGTCCAATAAAGACGTAATCGGTCAATTGGTGAACTACAGGAAACTCGGCGACTACCGAAAACTGGAACCCAATCAAATGGTTCATATCGATAGTATGGAATTGCAAGTGCTTTATGCTGTACTCCTTGCCCCTGATGGGGACATGGTTCTGATGACCGGATTTATCGAACCAACAACATTTGCGAATGAAGTACTAAGCCCAAAACTGCAACAAATCGCACAGCAAGACCTGATCATTTCACTTGTCAATCGGCAAAGAGGCTTTGTGGTCCTACAAACTGATACACTATCCAATGAGGTCATCGCCAGTGACAACATGTGGTTATTTCCATCCTTGCAATTGGGCATCAGCCTGAAAAACCAAACCTTAAAAAGCCTGATCAATCAACGGCTGGAATACAACCTGTATGCTTCTGGCATTCTTATCACATTGCTGCTCGTCGGGTTTACATTGATTGGCCGAAACATCTACCAGCAAATGCAACTGGCCCAAACCAAGTCTGATTTTGTTTCCAATGTCAGCCATGAATTGCGAACGCCACTGGCACTTATCAGCATGTTTGCAGAAACATTGTTACTCCAACGGGTCAGAAGCGAGGAGAAGAAATCCGAATACGTTGAAATCATCTTTAAAGAAACCAACCGATTGACCCGTATTGTAAATCGCATCCTGAACTTCTCTCAGGTAGAGGCTGACCGGAAGAAATATCACTTCATTTCGATGGACATCAATGCCATTGTAGATGAATTGATGCATGATTATTCCTTCCATTTAGAGCACAATGGATTTGAGTATGAATTTGAAAAGGTAGACGAGTTGGTAAACATCCAGGCGGACAAGGAAACAATCTACGAAGCGTTGGTTAACCTGATGGACAATGCCATCAAATACAGTCGGGATGAAAAATTCATCGCGATCCGCACGAAATTACGTGGTGAACACGCCATCATCGAAGTACAGGACAAAGGCATAGGCATTCCGAAAGAAAACCTGAAGCAGATTTTTGACAAGTTCTTCCGGGTATCGGAAGGCAATGTACACACCGTGCAAGGTGCAGGTCTGGGGCTATCCCTGGTCGCCTCTATCATGGAAGCACATGGGGGCAACATCGAATTAGAAAGTAAACTAGGCGAAGGAAGTACCTTCAGATTGGTCTTTAATTTATCCGAATCCGCACAAGCTGCAAACAGTACACTTCAACCCGAATTAATCAATTAA
- a CDS encoding response regulator transcription factor, with protein MAKILVVEDEPNMQIGLRDNLEFESFDVTVAKDGQEGLDELLKHSFDLVLLDVMMPKMSGFDVCKAARKEGVKTPIIFLTAKGEEIDKVLGLELGADDYITKPFSIRELVARVKAVLRRTEGQTEDQQGPTELEIGRLKVDFTRYEAESNGEEVKMSHKEFEVLLYLYKHKNEIVSRYQLLEDVWGYEATPTTRTVDNFILKLRQKIEENPNDPKFILTVHGAGYKMIG; from the coding sequence ATGGCAAAAATTCTAGTCGTAGAAGACGAACCTAACATGCAGATCGGTCTGCGAGACAACCTGGAGTTTGAATCTTTTGATGTGACGGTAGCCAAGGATGGTCAGGAAGGGTTGGATGAGCTGCTAAAACACTCGTTTGATCTGGTTTTACTGGACGTAATGATGCCAAAAATGTCAGGTTTCGATGTGTGCAAAGCGGCTCGAAAAGAAGGGGTGAAAACGCCGATCATTTTTCTGACTGCCAAAGGAGAAGAGATTGATAAGGTGTTGGGACTAGAATTGGGTGCAGATGATTACATCACCAAACCTTTTAGCATTCGGGAATTGGTGGCTCGCGTAAAAGCGGTACTTCGCAGAACCGAAGGTCAGACGGAAGACCAGCAAGGTCCGACAGAATTGGAGATCGGAAGGCTCAAGGTGGATTTCACACGGTATGAAGCGGAATCCAACGGTGAAGAGGTAAAAATGTCACACAAAGAGTTTGAGGTTCTGCTTTATCTATACAAGCATAAGAACGAGATCGTAAGTCGCTATCAGTTACTGGAAGATGTTTGGGGATATGAAGCCACCCCTACCACAAGAACGGTAGACAACTTTATCCTAAAGCTCCGTCAAAAGATCGAGGAAAATCCGAATGATCCCAAGTTCATTTTGACCGTCCATGGAGCGGGCTATAAGATGATTGGGTAG
- a CDS encoding site-2 protease family protein — protein sequence METVYYYLLGILFIYCVYIFGKFFIALRLGIYDKEVFLGFGSYSAIRLKFKEVTVHIGLFIPLPFFAQFNSYQDGIKQPITYEWQFFDQPWYLRVLAAFGGAISALIASILLFSILAFIEKDTYLPKEELNKHGISPSEFAYEEGFMTGDKILLVNGEDYERWSDLISPRDISNEPTVYEVSRNGKTQKLSISWLEFIERGPGEYLFSPNGPFKVGTVTPGGQADVAGIQARDVIQSINGQPVESFYEARDIFQEFSDETITLVILRDSQSIPFQVRVSSEGKIGFYPEMEINYTTRSRSVFEALAIGIVRPFSIMGVNFKAFGKIFSGKIDSRRSLSGPVGISGLFDNGIQNFFNVSAILLVMMFLWDFMPLPKSAALKSIPVLIEVLFKKQVSLQVYNNIYKGGWALIMIMMIGTIINDILNFI from the coding sequence ATGGAAACTGTTTACTATTACTTGCTAGGGATATTATTTATCTACTGCGTCTATATTTTTGGGAAGTTCTTTATCGCCTTAAGGCTGGGTATTTATGACAAAGAAGTCTTTTTAGGTTTCGGAAGTTACTCAGCAATTAGGCTGAAATTCAAAGAAGTAACGGTCCACATAGGTCTTTTTATTCCGCTTCCATTTTTTGCGCAGTTTAATAGTTATCAAGATGGAATAAAGCAGCCGATAACCTATGAATGGCAATTCTTTGATCAGCCCTGGTATTTACGTGTACTTGCGGCGTTTGGTGGAGCGATCAGTGCTTTGATAGCTTCGATACTGCTCTTTTCAATATTGGCATTTATCGAGAAGGATACTTACCTGCCCAAAGAAGAGCTGAACAAGCATGGAATTTCCCCATCAGAATTTGCCTATGAGGAAGGTTTTATGACAGGCGACAAAATACTACTTGTCAATGGTGAAGACTATGAACGTTGGAGTGACTTAATTAGTCCGAGAGACATTTCGAATGAACCGACAGTATATGAGGTTTCCAGGAATGGAAAAACGCAAAAATTGTCTATTTCCTGGTTAGAATTTATCGAAAGGGGCCCTGGAGAATACTTGTTTTCCCCCAATGGACCATTCAAAGTTGGCACAGTCACACCAGGTGGACAGGCAGATGTTGCCGGGATCCAAGCCAGGGATGTAATCCAATCGATCAATGGCCAACCTGTGGAGAGTTTTTACGAAGCCAGGGATATTTTTCAGGAATTCAGCGATGAAACGATAACCCTGGTGATACTTCGGGACAGTCAGTCTATTCCATTTCAAGTTCGTGTAAGTAGTGAAGGTAAAATTGGTTTCTATCCTGAGATGGAGATTAATTATACGACTAGATCCCGATCGGTTTTCGAAGCATTGGCCATTGGAATTGTGCGTCCATTTTCAATCATGGGGGTCAACTTCAAAGCTTTTGGAAAAATATTCTCGGGTAAGATAGACTCGCGAAGAAGCTTGAGTGGGCCGGTTGGGATATCGGGCCTATTTGATAATGGCATTCAAAATTTCTTCAACGTCTCCGCCATTCTTTTGGTCATGATGTTTTTATGGGACTTTATGCCGTTGCCTAAATCTGCAGCATTGAAAAGTATTCCAGTATTGATAGAGGTGCTATTCAAGAAGCAGGTATCTCTTCAGGTATATAATAACATCTATAAAGGTGGTTGGGCACTGATCATGATCATGATGATTGGCACGATCATTAATGACATATTAAATTTTATTTGA
- a CDS encoding c-type cytochrome codes for MRPNIIAITLAFLVPFLFLSCQPEEYQEPKISLEGYQVEEGFNLEVVASEPLLEAPVAMDFDDQGRMWVVQMPGYMENMAGDTEDEPSGSIVILEDLDKDGKVDHSKVFLDDLVLPRAIAHVYGGLLYAEPPNLWFVEIENDLPGKRTLVDSLYATEGNVEHQANGLMMNIDNWIYNSRSHFRYRRINDEWIKEVTSFRGQWGITKDNLGRLYYNDNSTQLAGDYVLPNHHIKNPYWQPKGGIGNKLTDNQRVYPIQATMVNRGYQPGVLDVDSMLVNVTSACGPMVYRGGQFPVAYDQNAFVCVPEVNAVKRNILHFNGPYTKGVQAEIGKEFLVTTDEAFRPVNLFNGPDGAMYILDLHRGIIQHQAYMTTYLRDKIAKRGFDTLLGMGRILKVTHEHSQPLKIPAFDELNTDELILLLEHQNGWIRDRAQHLLIRETDEEVINQVQAYLRSSDNDMGKTHALYVLEANDVIDADQMAQTILRSGPDFVVHALKLMDSMDAALSDEKINALVESLIERKDPSIDLYLISFLARQKQAYNSPLFSLLYDYDTLLYHDGFLSALETADESIDFKSSITSGLFERTVQLVQNQSDDNKHWIHRRAVLPSDNRTVGLKLFREVCAACHGDLGQGSDGLAPPLTNSEYIKGPSRRLAALLLHGMKGPLHVNGQRYEFNAQMPGLLNNPNISDEDLSNLIMYINNAFGESRWESTGEMIKELRSARPSGQPYTEEELLDITE; via the coding sequence ATGAGGCCCAACATAATCGCAATCACCCTTGCTTTCTTAGTACCATTCCTTTTTCTGTCCTGCCAACCGGAGGAATATCAGGAACCAAAAATATCCCTGGAAGGCTATCAAGTTGAGGAAGGATTTAACCTGGAAGTAGTGGCTTCAGAACCTCTTTTAGAAGCTCCGGTAGCGATGGATTTCGATGATCAGGGACGGATGTGGGTGGTTCAAATGCCAGGCTACATGGAAAACATGGCCGGTGATACCGAAGATGAACCATCTGGTTCGATTGTGATTCTGGAAGATCTGGATAAGGATGGTAAGGTTGATCATTCAAAGGTTTTTCTCGATGATTTGGTGCTTCCCCGGGCAATCGCCCATGTCTATGGCGGACTCTTGTATGCGGAGCCTCCGAATCTGTGGTTCGTAGAGATCGAAAATGATTTGCCAGGAAAACGAACGCTGGTAGATTCCTTGTATGCTACAGAAGGAAACGTGGAACACCAGGCCAATGGCCTGATGATGAACATTGACAACTGGATCTACAATTCTCGTTCGCACTTTCGGTACCGTCGGATCAATGATGAATGGATCAAAGAAGTGACTTCCTTCCGAGGGCAATGGGGAATTACCAAAGACAATCTGGGCCGGTTGTATTACAATGATAACTCAACACAATTAGCAGGAGATTATGTCTTGCCCAATCACCACATCAAAAATCCATATTGGCAACCAAAAGGTGGAATAGGGAATAAGCTCACTGATAACCAGCGTGTATATCCTATACAAGCTACCATGGTGAATCGTGGCTATCAACCTGGTGTTTTGGATGTGGACAGCATGTTAGTCAATGTAACTTCAGCTTGCGGCCCTATGGTCTATAGAGGAGGACAATTTCCTGTTGCCTATGATCAGAATGCCTTCGTATGTGTGCCGGAGGTCAATGCCGTAAAACGAAACATTTTGCATTTCAATGGACCTTACACGAAAGGCGTGCAAGCGGAAATCGGGAAAGAGTTTTTGGTAACGACTGATGAGGCTTTCCGTCCGGTCAATCTATTCAATGGTCCAGATGGTGCTATGTACATCCTTGATTTGCATCGGGGGATCATCCAGCATCAGGCGTACATGACTACCTACCTCAGGGACAAGATTGCAAAAAGAGGATTCGATACACTTCTGGGTATGGGCCGAATTCTGAAGGTCACACATGAGCACTCACAGCCGCTAAAAATTCCCGCGTTCGATGAATTGAATACAGATGAATTAATTCTGTTGCTCGAACATCAAAATGGTTGGATTAGGGATCGGGCGCAACATCTATTGATTCGGGAAACAGATGAAGAAGTGATCAATCAAGTTCAAGCCTATCTCCGTTCCAGTGACAATGATATGGGTAAAACACATGCCCTATATGTCTTAGAAGCCAATGATGTCATAGATGCCGATCAGATGGCACAAACCATCCTACGAAGTGGTCCTGATTTTGTGGTCCACGCGCTGAAACTGATGGATAGCATGGATGCTGCTCTCTCTGATGAAAAGATAAATGCATTGGTAGAGTCTTTGATCGAAAGAAAAGATCCCAGTATTGATCTATACCTGATATCGTTTCTGGCGCGACAAAAGCAAGCTTATAATAGCCCCTTATTTTCATTGCTCTATGACTATGACACCCTATTGTATCATGATGGTTTCTTAAGTGCACTGGAAACAGCTGATGAAAGCATAGATTTTAAATCTTCGATTACCTCCGGACTTTTTGAACGAACTGTGCAATTGGTACAAAATCAGTCGGATGATAATAAACATTGGATCCATCGCCGGGCAGTATTACCTTCTGACAACCGCACCGTAGGGTTAAAGTTGTTCCGGGAAGTCTGTGCGGCTTGTCATGGTGATTTAGGGCAGGGTTCAGATGGGTTAGCGCCGCCTTTGACGAATTCTGAATACATCAAAGGCCCTTCAAGAAGACTGGCTGCCTTGTTGCTGCACGGAATGAAAGGGCCACTGCATGTCAATGGGCAGCGGTACGAATTCAATGCACAAATGCCCGGACTCCTGAATAATCCGAATATCTCTGATGAAGACTTGTCCAACCTGATCATGTACATTAATAATGCTTTTGGGGAATCCCGCTGGGAGTCCACCGGAGAAATGATCAAGGAACTGAGAAGTGCCCGACCCAGTGGGCAGCCTTATACGGAGGAAGAATTGTTGGATATTACGGAATAA
- a CDS encoding DUF559 domain-containing protein, giving the protein MSRFSNNHYNKSLKEFARKLRKDGTKSEAMVSRDVLSRKQMMGYRFLRQRPIDRYIADFFSKELKLIIELDGYIHQFEEMARKDQIMEERLGSLGYHILLSEDEEVFKDLKNVVRTIENWILDWEEKNKS; this is encoded by the coding sequence TTGAGTAGGTTTTCGAATAATCATTACAACAAAAGTTTAAAGGAGTTCGCGAGGAAGTTGCGAAAAGATGGAACAAAGTCTGAAGCCATGGTATCGCGTGATGTGCTTTCTCGGAAACAAATGATGGGCTATCGTTTTCTTCGTCAGCGGCCTATCGATCGGTATATCGCAGATTTCTTTTCTAAAGAGTTAAAGCTTATCATAGAACTTGATGGATATATCCATCAGTTTGAGGAAATGGCCAGGAAAGATCAAATTATGGAGGAAAGGCTAGGATCCCTTGGATATCATATTCTTCTTTCCGAAGATGAAGAAGTCTTTAAGGATCTTAAAAACGTGGTGCGAACTATTGAAAATTGGATTTTGGACTGGGAAGAGAAAAATAAGTCCTAA
- a CDS encoding pirin family protein — MSNSDLIIEERSRDIGDFLVGRLIPFRSKRMVGPFIFIDHMGPSEIGPGHYMDVDQHPHIGLSTLTYLFEGAIVHEDSIGTHQLIEPGSVNWMTAGKGVTHTERTPDTFRDGQVRNVHGYQIWVALPKHLEMMEPAFQHVKEEALPRWSDGAASFTLVAGDGYGKKSPVNVHSELFMVDVQSDEAYDLEIAGQLQGEIGICIVEGAIKACDNVIEKGNMLVSKTEDACQIRLAPKTRVLLFGGQPFEDGREIFWNFVASTKDRIEEAKDQWINKEFPKVAGDETYVPMPEFKGNFRRK; from the coding sequence ATGTCTAACTCAGATTTGATCATAGAAGAAAGAAGCCGCGATATTGGTGACTTTCTTGTCGGCCGGTTGATCCCTTTTCGTTCCAAACGCATGGTGGGCCCATTTATATTCATCGATCATATGGGACCCTCTGAAATCGGACCGGGTCATTACATGGATGTAGATCAGCATCCTCACATCGGCCTTTCGACCTTGACTTATTTGTTCGAGGGAGCGATTGTACATGAAGACAGCATCGGCACACATCAGCTGATAGAACCGGGTTCGGTCAATTGGATGACCGCTGGAAAAGGTGTGACACATACAGAACGAACACCTGACACATTTCGTGATGGACAAGTCCGTAACGTGCATGGTTACCAAATCTGGGTGGCCTTACCAAAGCATTTGGAAATGATGGAGCCAGCATTTCAGCATGTAAAGGAAGAAGCATTACCTCGATGGTCAGATGGAGCTGCATCATTTACATTGGTGGCAGGAGATGGCTATGGCAAAAAGTCACCGGTTAATGTGCATTCAGAATTGTTTATGGTAGATGTTCAATCCGATGAAGCCTATGATTTGGAAATTGCAGGGCAACTTCAAGGCGAGATTGGTATTTGTATTGTGGAAGGAGCCATAAAAGCCTGTGATAATGTCATAGAAAAAGGCAACATGTTGGTGTCCAAAACGGAAGATGCCTGTCAGATTCGTTTGGCGCCTAAGACCAGGGTGCTATTATTCGGAGGACAGCCCTTTGAAGATGGGCGTGAGATCTTCTGGAATTTTGTGGCATCTACCAAGGATCGAATCGAAGAGGCCAAAGATCAATGGATAAACAAGGAGTTTCCTAAAGTGGCAGGGGATGAGACTTACGTTCCAATGCCAGAGTTTAAGGGGAATTTTCGGAGGAAGTAA